Proteins from one Candidatus Saccharimonadales bacterium genomic window:
- a CDS encoding glycosyltransferase family 4 protein produces MNILMLGWELPPHNSGGLGVACYHMSKALALQGATIDFVVPYVAYHPESEFMTIHAATPLTPLQRYGLGAYDSDGEFERTLEGADMNDLTDIRGVQKRYVKFIEQMVVDKKPDAIHAHDWLTMEAGMRAKELTDAPLIVHVHATEFDRSGEKFGNPVVHEIEYQGLMMADRIIAVSNITKNIIIQKYGIPADKIEVVHNAIDVASLGNYDYDRQTYSYLESLKDEGYTIIATVTRFTIQKGLTHFIRAAARASEKHDKLIFLLAGDGEQRDELLQLSADLGISDKVFFTGFVRGKQWRDAYNVADIFVMSSVSEPFGLTALEAAHHNSAVIVTRQSGVGEVLSNIFRYDFWDIDVLADQIVGIATSPSLAMELKQNVKHEYAQISWNDVASKCLALYGTAVRQGALV; encoded by the coding sequence ATGAACATACTAATGCTCGGGTGGGAGCTGCCTCCGCATAATAGCGGCGGACTTGGTGTAGCCTGTTATCACATGTCAAAAGCATTAGCGCTTCAAGGTGCTACGATTGATTTTGTTGTACCTTATGTCGCATATCATCCCGAATCTGAATTCATGACGATTCATGCGGCCACCCCGCTTACGCCCCTGCAGCGATATGGGCTCGGTGCTTATGATAGTGATGGAGAATTTGAACGTACTCTCGAAGGTGCAGACATGAATGATCTTACAGATATTCGTGGTGTTCAAAAGAGGTATGTGAAATTTATAGAGCAAATGGTCGTCGATAAAAAACCCGACGCTATTCACGCGCATGACTGGCTAACGATGGAAGCTGGGATGCGTGCGAAAGAGTTAACGGATGCACCTCTTATTGTTCATGTCCATGCTACAGAGTTTGATCGATCTGGTGAAAAATTTGGTAATCCAGTAGTTCACGAAATTGAGTATCAAGGTCTTATGATGGCTGATCGTATCATTGCTGTAAGTAATATCACAAAAAATATTATTATTCAAAAATATGGTATACCTGCCGACAAGATTGAAGTCGTTCACAATGCCATAGATGTCGCATCACTTGGTAACTATGACTATGATCGTCAAACGTATAGTTATCTTGAGTCACTCAAAGATGAAGGATACACAATCATAGCAACTGTTACCAGGTTTACAATTCAAAAAGGCTTAACTCACTTTATCCGTGCAGCAGCTCGTGCGTCTGAGAAACATGATAAACTTATATTTCTTTTAGCTGGTGACGGTGAGCAGCGTGATGAACTACTACAGCTTAGTGCTGATCTCGGTATTTCGGATAAAGTTTTCTTTACAGGGTTTGTTCGTGGAAAGCAGTGGAGAGATGCATATAACGTTGCAGACATATTCGTCATGAGCTCAGTTAGTGAGCCATTTGGTCTTACTGCACTTGAAGCTGCGCACCACAACTCTGCAGTTATCGTTACTCGTCAATCAGGAGTTGGTGAAGTGTTAAGTAATATATTCCGCTATGATTTTTGGGATATTGATGTCCTAGCTGATCAGATAGTTGGTATTGCGACCTCCCCTTCGCTCGCGATGGAATTAAAACAAAACGTGAAACATGAATATGCACAGATTTCGTGGAATGACGTAG
- a CDS encoding DedA family protein: MSQSAQQIPAIIQSLAPIIDSYGYIAVGTLIFVEDFGIPAPGETVLITAAFFAGLGHLNIILVMIIGFLGAVLGDNVGYAIGRYGGRSLVERFGKYVFITPARLDKLGIFFKKYGTKVVVVARFVEGLRQVNGIMAGLSDMRWPKFITFNVIGAALWVGVWGSIGYYGGGHIDVFLRYQLYFTIVVFIAIAVFLITKFLKHKKSSDPI, from the coding sequence ATGAGTCAATCTGCACAGCAAATACCAGCTATCATTCAGTCACTTGCCCCTATTATTGATTCTTACGGATATATAGCAGTCGGTACATTAATATTTGTTGAAGATTTTGGTATCCCAGCACCCGGTGAGACAGTTCTCATTACTGCGGCTTTTTTTGCTGGTCTTGGTCATCTTAATATCATACTCGTTATGATAATTGGTTTTCTGGGTGCGGTACTTGGAGATAATGTAGGTTATGCGATCGGGAGGTATGGCGGAAGATCTCTTGTTGAACGATTTGGCAAATATGTATTTATAACTCCAGCACGGCTTGATAAACTTGGCATATTTTTTAAAAAATACGGGACAAAGGTAGTCGTCGTTGCTCGTTTTGTTGAAGGGCTTCGTCAAGTGAATGGGATAATGGCTGGTCTAAGTGACATGAGATGGCCAAAATTTATAACATTCAATGTTATTGGAGCAGCTCTTTGGGTGGGGGTCTGGGGATCAATCGGGTACTATGGGGGAGGTCATATCGACGTATTCCTCCGCTATCAGCTCTATTTTACGATTGTAGTTTTCATTGCGATTGCAGTATTTCTTATTACGAAATTTCTTAAGCATAAGAAAAGTAGCGATCCTATCTAG